A genomic stretch from Centroberyx gerrardi isolate f3 unplaced genomic scaffold, fCenGer3.hap1.cur.20231027 Scaffold_54, whole genome shotgun sequence includes:
- the LOC144538167 gene encoding uncharacterized protein LOC144538167 isoform X1: MKHIPLILALYVLQCCRPTEATVSLNVSPNRQQFFETEFISLSCEQSSAGWKVKRRRGGGTEECGGEGGFGRFDGSSCSLSVFTSDSGVYWCETVEGERSDEVHITVSGGSVILEIPALPVMEGSDVTLRCRTKSSSSNPADFFRNNTFIGSGPKGEFIISNVQQSDAGSYRCNIELVADSPESRLSVRARPSTTTPLSTSLFPLSASSLPSPNSSTAPPPPPPPPPPLSVVRLLCHLVVFCPYCISTVLMVSLYRSRTTGNKPAVSMETAQLDGGDEGLDEEYDDIAADVTTEHNF; the protein is encoded by the exons CGCTCTATGTGTTGCAGTGCTGCAGACCGACTGAAGCTACAG tctctctgaATGTCAGTCCCAACAGACAGCAGTTCTTTGAAACAGAGTTCATCTCTCTGAGTTGTGAGCAGAGTTCTGCTGGATggaaggtgaagaggaggagaggaggaggaactgagGAGTGTGGAGGTGAAGGAGGCTTTGGGAGGTTTGATGGTTCctcctgcagcctgtctgtcttcacatcAGACAGTGGAGTTTACTGGTGTGAAactgtagagggagagagaagcgaCGAGGTCCACATCACTGTATCTG GTGGTTCTGTGATCCTGGAGATTCCTGCACTTCCTGTGATGGAGGGAAGTGATGTCACTCTGCGCTGTAGAACTAAATCTTCCTCCAGCAACCCAGCTGATTTCTTCAGGAATAACACCTTCATTGGATCTGGGCCTAAAGGAGAATTTATCATCAGTAATGTCCAACAGTCTGATGCAGGTTCCTACAGGTGTAACATTGAACTTGTTGCAGATTCTCCAGAGAGCCGGCTGTCTGTCAGAG CCCGTCCTTCTACAaccactcctctctccacctctctctttcctctttcagcctcctcccttccttctcccaACTCCTccacagctcctcctcctcctcctcctcctcctcctcccctctctgtggtCAGACTgctctgccatctagtggtcTTCTGTCCGTACTGCATCTCCACCGTCCTGATGGTGTCTCTGTACCGCAGCAGGACCACAG GAAACAAGCCAGCTGTCTCCATGGAAACGGCCCAGCTTGACGGAGGCGACGAGGGATTGGATGAAGAATATGATGACATCGCTGCTGATGTCACCACCGAGCATAACTTCTGA
- the LOC139920127 gene encoding uncharacterized protein LOC139920127 has translation MKQIPLILALYVLQCCRPTEATVSLNVSPNRQQFFESEFISLSCEQSSAGWKVKRRRGRGGTEECGGEGGFGRFDGSSCSLSVLSSDSGVYWCETVEGERSDEVHITVSGPVILEIPALPVMEGSDVTLRCRAYRLSSLPAVFYRNNSFFRAAPKGQITISNVQQTDGGSYSCFIAIAGNSPESWLAARVVFCPYCISTVLMVSLYRSRTTGNKSAVSMETAQRDGGDQGLDEDENFVADVTTEHDF, from the exons ATGAAACAGATTCCTCTGATACTGG CGCTCTATGTGTTGCAGTGCTGCAGACCGACTGAAGCTACAG tctctctgaATGTCAGTCCCAACAGACAGCAGTTCTTTGAGAGCGAGTTCATCTCTCTGAGTTGTGAGCAGAGTTCTGCTGGATggaaggtgaagaggaggagaggaagaggaggaactgaGGAGTGTGGAGGTGAAGGAGGCTTTGGCAGGTTTGATGGTTCctcctgcagcctgtctgtcctctcatcAGACAGTGGAGTTTACTGGTGTGAAactgtagagggagagagaagcgaCGAGGTCCACATCACTGTATCTG GTCCTGTAATCCTGGAGATTCCTGCTCTTCCTGTGATGGAGGGAAGTGATGTCACTCTGCGCTGTAGAGCCTACAGACTCTCCAGCCTGCCAGCTGTTTTCTACAGGAATAACTCTTTCTTTAGAGCTGCACCTAAAGGACAGATTACCATCAGTAATGTCCAGCAGACTGACGGAGGCTCCTACAGCTGTTTTATTGCAATTGCTGGAAATTCACCGGAGAGCTGGCTGGCTGCCAGAG tggtcTTCTGTCCGTACTGCATCTCCACCGTCCTGATGGTGTCTCTGTACCGCAGCAGGACCACAG GAAACAAATCGGCTGTCTCCATGGAAACGGCCCAGCGTGACGGAGGCGACCAGGGATTGGATGAAGATGAGAACTTTGTCGCTGATGTCACCACCGAGCATGACTTCTGA
- the LOC144538167 gene encoding uncharacterized protein LOC144538167 isoform X2, which translates to MKHIPLILALYVLQCCRPTEATVSLNVSPNRQQFFETEFISLSCEQSSAGWKVKRRRGGGTEECGGEGGFGRFDGSSCSLSVFTSDSGVYWCETVEGERSDEVHITVSGGSVILEIPALPVMEGSDVTLRCRTKSSSSNPADFFRNNTFIGSGPKGEFIISNVQQSDAGSYRCNIELVADSPESRLSVRASSLPSPNSSTAPPPPPPPPPPLSVVRLLCHLVVFCPYCISTVLMVSLYRSRTTGNKPAVSMETAQLDGGDEGLDEEYDDIAADVTTEHNF; encoded by the exons CGCTCTATGTGTTGCAGTGCTGCAGACCGACTGAAGCTACAG tctctctgaATGTCAGTCCCAACAGACAGCAGTTCTTTGAAACAGAGTTCATCTCTCTGAGTTGTGAGCAGAGTTCTGCTGGATggaaggtgaagaggaggagaggaggaggaactgagGAGTGTGGAGGTGAAGGAGGCTTTGGGAGGTTTGATGGTTCctcctgcagcctgtctgtcttcacatcAGACAGTGGAGTTTACTGGTGTGAAactgtagagggagagagaagcgaCGAGGTCCACATCACTGTATCTG GTGGTTCTGTGATCCTGGAGATTCCTGCACTTCCTGTGATGGAGGGAAGTGATGTCACTCTGCGCTGTAGAACTAAATCTTCCTCCAGCAACCCAGCTGATTTCTTCAGGAATAACACCTTCATTGGATCTGGGCCTAAAGGAGAATTTATCATCAGTAATGTCCAACAGTCTGATGCAGGTTCCTACAGGTGTAACATTGAACTTGTTGCAGATTCTCCAGAGAGCCGGCTGTCTGTCAGAG cctcctcccttccttctcccaACTCCTccacagctcctcctcctcctcctcctcctcctcctcccctctctgtggtCAGACTgctctgccatctagtggtcTTCTGTCCGTACTGCATCTCCACCGTCCTGATGGTGTCTCTGTACCGCAGCAGGACCACAG GAAACAAGCCAGCTGTCTCCATGGAAACGGCCCAGCTTGACGGAGGCGACGAGGGATTGGATGAAGAATATGATGACATCGCTGCTGATGTCACCACCGAGCATAACTTCTGA